One Sulfurimonas sp. HSL-3221 genomic window, TGCGCGCTTGCGGTCCTGCTTGACCGGGTAGACGACCTGCGCGACGCGTTCGGACGCCGTGTTGCGGCGGGCGACCTCGATCAGCTCAGGGGTGTGCAGCAGGCCGTCGGCCAGTGTCTTGATCTCGTCGGAGAAGGTTGCGGAGAAGAGGAGCTTCTGCGCTTTTTTCGGCACGAGCTTGAGCACCTTTTTGATGTCGTGGATAAAGCCCATGTCGAGCATGCGGTCCGCTTCGTCGAGAATAAGCAGCTCGATGCGCGAAAGGTCAATGTTCTTCTGGTTCGCATGGTCAAGCAGGCGTCCCGGTGTCGCGACGACGATGTCGACGCCGCGGCGCAGTTGACCGATCTGCGGGTTGATGTTGACCCCGCCGAAGATCACCGCCGAGTTCAGCGGCAGGTATTTGCCGTAGGTCTCGACGCTCTCTCCCACCTGCGCGGCCAGTTCGCGCGTCGGTGTGAGTACCAGTGCGCGGACGGGGCGTTTGCCCTTGGCAGGCGCCGCGCTGCTGAGCAGCTGGAGCATCGGCAGGGTAAAGCCCGCCGTCTTTCCCGTGCCCGTCTGGGCACCGGCAAGGAGGTCTTTTCCGCCGAGCACGACGGGAATCGCCTGCGCCTGGATGGGTGTGGGTTCGCTGTAGCCCGTTTCGGCGACAGCACGCAAGATGGGCTCTGACAGCCCGAGGTTAGAAAATGACATATGTTTTCCTGTCAAAATGGCCTACCTGCGTCCGAAAACGCCGCCGGTCCAGGCTCATCTATGAGTTGTAAAATTGTTAAGGTAATCAAAGGATGGCTATGCGCAATCGAAGGATGCCGAAAACGGAGTCAGACGCAGACCGTGGTGCGCTGAAAGTGGTGACATTATAGCGTATTTTGCAGCTGCCGTGCGACGTATGCGTCCAAATAATCGGCAATGCTTGCCTGACATAAAGGATAAACAGATTTTCTTACCGGATCACCAAGTAAAAAAGCTTATCATAGGTAAAAATGTACCTCATTCGGAGCGTGTTCCATGATGGAAAAGATGCCGATCGCTAAAGCCTTTACGCTGATGGAATCCGGCCCGGTCGTCCTTGTAACGACAAAAGACGGAGAAAAAAACAACGTCATGACCATCTCATGGACAATGGTGATGGATTTCACGCCGGTCTTTGCCATGACGACGGGTCCGTGGAACTACTCTTATGCCGCGCTGCAGCAAATGCGCGAATGCGTCATTGCGATCCCGACGGTGGACCTCATCGACACGGTCGTCGGCATCGGTACCTGCAGCGGCTCGGATACGGACAAATTCGGGAAATTCGATCTTACACCGGCTGGCGGTGAATTTGTCGGCGCACCGCTTATCAAAGAGTGCCTGGCGAACATAGAGTGCACGGTCGTCGATATCATCGAGCAGCACAACATCATCGTGCTCGAAGGCGTGTGCGCATGGTTTGATCATGCGCGGAAGGAACAGCGGACCCTCCACGCCGTCGGCGACGGTACGTTTATTGTCGACGGCGAACGGCTGGACCGTAAGCGGATGATGCGGTCGAAGCTGCCGGAGGGCGTCTGACGTGCGGGCGTCGGGAAAATATTGTAATTTTCATCCAAATGGACTAAGATTCATTAAATACTGTTTTTATTAAATTATGAATAGTGAAACAGAGCGGACGTCCTCCGTCTGTACCAAAGGAGAATCTTATGGCATATTGGAGCAAAAACAATCGCGCCTGCACAACAACCTGGTCCACGTTAATGCTTCTGGAGCAGCTCGACACGGTCTTTCGTGAAGCCGGAGAGCTCAAGATCAAAGAGCTTACCTTTTTCAATCAGACCAGCAGCGGTGATCAGCGCAAAGCCGCGGCCCGAACGCTCGCGATCCAGATGGACAATGTTTTCCGCGAAGTACGCGGCGCGACGTACGAGGAGGATATCACGGGAGAGCAGGCGATCGACTCGATGCTCAAAGTTCTGACGACACCCGAGGCAACCGTTTCGGACCTGGCGGAGAAGTGTGATATCAGTTACAACTTCTACGGCGAGGAGGACGAATGAAAAGAGGCAGTTCCCTGTGCGCACTCGTCGCGGGCATCATGAGCGCATTTTTTCTCGTATTGAACCCGTCCCGGGCCCATGCAGAGATCAATACGGCAACCATCGTCAACGCATCCAAATCCGGCGTCAGCCGCCTGCTGGACGAACGGCAGCCCCTCGCCGATGCGGCGCAGCGCTCCATTCTGGAAACAGTGCTCAAAGGCGCGGATATTAAGCTCAAAGTGTTTGAAAGCGACGACAACGCCTCCACATCGCTCGGCTTCGAGTATGAATATTCCAGGGACATCGCCCAGTACGCTTTCCGTTCGGAGAAGGCAACGCACACCGGCCTGGCACTGAACTTCAGCGCTTCGGGCAACGTCGCGTTTGAGCAAAGTGCCAACCCGCGCAATCTGACGGACACGCGCTTTTCGTTCGGATACTACTTTTCGACCGGAGGCGTTCTGCCCGGGACACCGGATTTCGCCCTCCTGAACAGGCTCGAAGACGCCGCCGCCGAAGCCAACACGACCGATGAACTCCTTCAGTTGTCCGCATGGAAAGAGCTCGCCAAAGCGGTGCGGAATCAGCTCTCGGATCAGTACTACTTCGACCTCTCCGTCAAAGGGGGCCTTGAAGCGGATCAATCCTTTAAAGCGAAGCAGTATTACTACGGGCTTTATGCCAATATGATTGCGAAGGGTTGGAATGCCGAAACGTCGGTGCTGGCCCAGTTCAATATCCTCGACTACCCGGCGGCGCTGCTGCGTCTGCTCAGCGGCGTCGATGACACCTGGCAACCAAGAGGCTCCTCTTTTCCGGAGTTTTTGATCGGCATCGACCAGGTAGACCCGGATTCAGACACCCCGCGCCAGATCATCGCCGGGGATGAATCCTCTTTTACGCGGATGCGGTTCGAAGCCAGTTTTCGGACCCTCGCCGCGACCTACAATGACGCCGACGCTTTTATAGAGGCGAACTACCGCTACTACCAGGAGATCAATCCCTCCAGTGCGGTCAAAGCCGCGGGGCTGGACACCTACAGCTTTTTTACGGTGGCGCTCGTCATGCCTGAGGCCGAGGGCCTTTATGTCAGTTATTCCGACGGGAAACTTCCCCTGGACAGACAAAACGACCAGGTATACGAACTGGGCTTCAAGTACAAGTTTTAACGCGGGCTGCGGAGCAACGGCTACTCTGTTGCGGCCGCGGGTTTCGATAGAAAGAGCGACGTATAGATCCCCGCCCCGATCAACACCGCCCCGACGACGTGATAGAACTGCAGCGTTTCGCCGAGAAAGATATAGGCCAGTACGGCGCCGAAAAGCGGCATAAGGTGGGCAAACTGTCCCGTTTTCGCCGCGCCGAGCACGTCGATTCCCCTGTTCCAGAAGATATACGAGAGGATCGAGGCGAAGAGCGAGACGTAGATGAAGTAGGTCCAGTAATTTTCAAACAGCAGCAGTTCGGCATGAAACGTGTAGCCCTGCACCAGGTAGATCGGCAGCAGGTAGACGAACCCCAGGTACATATTGGCCATGAAGAGCTCCGCGCTGCTGAAGCCCGCGGGCTTCAGTTTGAACAGGACCGAATAGAGCGCCCATACCAGCGAGCTGACAAGCATCCAGAAGTCGCCGTGGCTGAGATTGAGCGCGGCGATGTTGCCGATCTCCCCTTTGAGGATCAGAAAGAGAACCCCCGTGGTCGAGAGGGCGATGCCGGCGACCTGCCGCTTCGTCACGTCATGCTTGAGCATGAGCGCCGAAAGAATCAGGATCATGATGGGCACGCTGGAGTTGATCAGCAGCGCGTTGGTCGCCGTCGTCGTCTGCAGCGCCGTGTAAAGGATCGTGTTGAAGAAGGTCACGCTCAAAATGGCCAGGACGGAAGTGACGACGAAGTGCGAGCGGATCAGCCGGATGATATTGCGGAGGCTGACATAGTACAGCGCCGGCAGCAGCATGACGCAGACCAGCAGCCAGCGGAAAAAGACCAGTTCCAGCGGCTGCACATCATCCCGGACGAACCGCCCCAGCACGAAGTTGCCCGACCAGAAAAGCACGCAGAGGCCGACAAAAATATAGACGCTGTACTTTTTCAAAAAGTCCCCCCGTGCCGTTATGAAGCGGCATTGTAACAATTTTTTGCCCCGCAGCGTTTTCTCCACGTTTTGAACAAAAGATAATCAACGCACTTTACAGGAGGCGCTAACGGTCTGGTAGGCTTGGGACAGGCTTCCATAGAGGGAGCACGTTCGATGCAACAAATGTTTTTTTACTTGCATATCGCCACGATTTCAGTCCCAGCTGCTGCTACTCGCAACGTATAGATTACGGAGGAATTCATCGTGAAAAAATTCATCTGGTCACTTCTGGCCCTCGGCCTGTTGTTATCACCAAACGTCTTTGCACAGGATGCCAAATTCTGCGTCAACCTCGACGACCGATGGGGTAACAACTGCGGTTCTTCAGACTCTTTGTCGATCAAAGTCACCAACCAGTGCAACCAGCGCGTCTACGTCAAGATGTGCCTTGAAAAGAAAAACGGGAACTGGTCCTGCGGGTCGGACTCCACCCTTGACCCGGGCGAAACCAACAACGGGTTCTATACCTGCCACGCGACGGGCGACTACCGGTGGTCCGCCTGTACGGGCGGCTACAACGAGTGCGGATTCAAAAACCCGCGCTGACCTTCAATTCTATGTCATGGAGCGCGGCAGATCGTTTTGATCTGGGCGAAACGGTGCCGCCCTCCTCCTGTAGTCACTCCCTACTTCTCTCTCGACCGCCTCTGACCGAAGCCTCATCATGAATTGGCTATGATAGGCATTATGCTACAACGGCACGGGATACCTTTCATGACCCTTCTCACCCTGCTCCTCGGCATCCTGTCCGTACTGCTCATCTTCCTTCTGCTGCTGCGCTACTTTGACCACGGTGCGGAAGTCCGGGAGTGGCAGCGGCTCCTCTCGAAACAGCCCGAGCACCCCGCACGTTTCGACCCGGCGATGACGGCGGAGCTTCCTGAGGCGGCGCGGCGTTACTTCGCCTATACCATTGCCCCCGGCACGCCGCTGCTGCGCGTCGCCGAGATCGATATGAAAGGGCTCTTCAGCCTCAAACCGCCCGAGTACCTTCCCATGGAGGCCCGGCAGATCCTCGCCCTGCCCCACGGCTTTGTCTGGAAGATGCGGCTCGTCGGCGGCCTGCCCGTCTCCGGTTCCGATACGGGCAGCTGGACGCGGTTCAGGATACTGGGCCTCTTTCCCGTCGCCCGGGCGGGCGGCGATACCGACCACACCCGCTCCGCCTTCGGCCGCTACGTCATCGAAGCGGTGTTCTGGACCCCGGCGGCCCTCCTGCCCGGCGAAGGCATAGCCTGGGAAGCGGTGAGCGCGAGCGTCGCCCGCGTCACCGTGACCAGAGGGGAGCTTTCACAGTCGGTGGATATCACCCTGGGTCATGACGGGCAGCCCATCGAAGTTTCTATGATGCGCTGGAGCAACGCGAACCCGCAGAAACAGTACCGGCTGCAGCCCTTCGGCGGGACGCTGTCTGATTTCCGCGACGTCTCGGGCTACCGCCTCCCCTTCAGGGTCGAAGGGGGCAATCTGTTCGGTACCGGGGGGTATTTCCCCTTTTACAAGGCGGAAATCACGGCGATCCGCTTTCCCCTGCACACTACGCTTAAAAACTGATGGCCGCGCATATTTTTTAAAAATTATTAGGAAATATGATAAGCTTGACGTCAGCAATGTTTTTTTACCGGCAGGAGGGGGTCAGATGTATCGTATCAACCGGGAGAAGCTTCTGTCTGTTATCCGTGAAGTGGATCAGGCCATCTACAACCATAACCAGTGGTACCAGAACATCATCCGTTCCATCGTCTGCCACCTCCCCTTCGACCAACGGGACATGGCGGATGACGCCCACCATCACTGCACCTTCGGGCAGTGGTACTACCACTGTTCCGAAAAAGAGATACAACAAAACAAGACCTTTCAGTCTATCCGCGGCGAGCATAAGCAGGTGCACGTCCTTGCGAAGCTGCTGCTTGAGACCTCCTCACAGGGCGAGGCCATCTCCTACATTGATTACGACAACTTCGCCAACGCCGTCGAACGCCTGCGCCTGAACCTGCAGACGCTCAAATACGAACTCGAGGAGACCCTGTACAACCGCGACCCCTTGACCGGGGTACGCAACCGCATCAGCATGCTCAGCGACCTGCGCAAGCAGATGGACCTGATCGATCGCCATGTGGAGACGACCGTGATCGCCATCATTGACGTCGACCACTTCAAAAAGGTCAACGACACCCATGGCCACCCGGTGGGCGACCTCGTACTCTCCAACATCGCCGCCTTTATCCTGCAGCATCTTCGCCCCTATGACAATGTCTACCGCTACGGCGGGGAGGAGTTCTTGATCATGATGCCCCATACGGATGTCGAGACCGCCGCCGCCGTCATCGAACGTATCCGCGAAGGGGTCGCACAGTTACGGACGTATATGCATAACGGCGACACTATCAGCGTCACGATCTCTGCCGGTGTGACCAAGCTCCGGGACCACCACAACATTGAAACAGCCATCGAAGAGGCCGACAAAGCCCTCTACGAAGCCAAACTGGGCGGGCGGAACAAGAGTGTCGTTTCCGCCTGATTTGCGCCTCTCCCGCTTCGCTATACGCGCTCACGTCTGCAAATCTTCAAACAATATTAAAATATAAAATAAGAAAAATTTTTATCATCATCTGTTTTTTTTATAGTAACATAACCGCCGTAACTAAAAACAAGGAAAAATCACAATGCGTATTCTTGCCGCCCTCACCCTCTCCGCTACGCTGGCATTCGCCCAAAGCGTCACCTTCCAGGGCAGCCCCGTCGCCCTGGAAGGCACCATGCCCGCCGTCGGCGAAAAAGCCCCGACATTCACCGCTGTCAAGAACGACCTCTCGGTCGTCACCATCGGCGGCGCACATCCGAAGACGCAGATCATCGCGTTCGTGCCTTCGATTGACACCCCGGTCTGTTCCCTTGAATCCAAGGCCTTCGACGACAAAGTCAAACAGATGAAGGGCGTCGACCTCTACATCGTTTCCATGGACCTTCCCTTCGCCCAGAAACGTTTCTGCGGCTTTGAATCCATCGGCAACATTACGCTGGCATCGGCCTACAAACGCGCCGATCATGCGGGGGCGTCGCAGTACGGCATTAACATCGGCGAACCGCTCCTCAAAGACCTCTTTACCCGTGCCGTCTTCGTCGTCAACAAAGAGGGCGTCATCACCTACAGACAGCTCGTGCCCGAAATCGCCAGCGAGCCCGACTATAACGCGGTCATCAAAGCGGTCAACAAACTGAACTGACGTTTTTCAGGCGCAGCTGCGCCGGCCGGGAGCGCTGCTCCCATCCCCCTGATCTTTCCAATATGAATCATCTACAAACTATCCATCCGTGCAGAGGTACAGACGGCGTGAAAAGCGCGGGGATCGGTAAAAAGTATAGGGAGGAGTAAAGAGAGAAGCAGCCGCACGCCGAAGCGCGGCTGTTCAGATGCAGTGGATGCTTAGACGCGGCAGGCGTTGACGACTTCCTGGATCTTTTCGACGACACTGGGGTCTTCGAGCGTCGACGTATCCTGCGTGATTGCCTCGCCTTTGGCGATGGAGCGCAGGATGCGGCGCATGATCTTGCCCGAACGGGTCTTCGGCAGCCCCGGGACGAAGGCGATGTCGTCGCAGACGGCGATGTTGCCGATCTCCTGCTTGATGACATTGTTGATCTCCTTGGACATCTCGACGTCTTCAGCCATGCTCTCTTCGCCCTTGAGGACGACATAGGCGAAGATCCCCTCACCTTTGAGCTCATGCGGCTTGCCGACGACGGCGACTTCCGCAACGTTCGGGTGCTTCTTGCACGCCGCTTCGACCTCGGCCGTCCCCATACGGTGGCCGGAGACGTTGATGACGTCGTCGGTACGGCCCGTAATGGTGATGTAACCGTCGTCGTCATAGTTCGCGCCGTCGCCGGTGAAGTAGACCGGCTGACCCTCTTTTTTGACGTCGCCGAAGTAGGACTTCACGAAACGTTCCGGATCGCCCCAGACGCCGCGGATCATGGACGGCCACGGCTTGGTGACACACATATAGCCGCTCTCGCCCGCACCGACTTTCTTGCCCGTTTCCGGGTCGAGGATCTCGCCCATGATGCCCGGCAGCGGGAAGGTGGCACAGGCCGGTTTGATCGGGGTCGCCCCCGGAAGCGGCGTGACCATGTGGCCGCCCGTCTCCGTCTGCCAGTAGGTATCGACGATCGCGCATTTGCCGCCGCCGATCTCCTCGTAGTACCATTTCCAGGCCGGCGGGTCGATCGGCTCGCCGACGGTACCGAGGACCTTGAGGCTGGAAAGGTCGTACTTCGCAGGCTCCTCCGCCCCCGTTTTGTGCAGCACGCGGATCGCTGTCGGCGCCGTGTAGAACTGGTTGATCTTGTACTCTTCGACCATCTTCCACGGGCGTCCCGCGTCCGGATAGGTCGGGACCCCTTCGAACATCAGCGTCGTCGCGCCCATCGCGAGCGGACCGTAGACGATGTAGGTGTGGCCGGTGATCCAGCCGATATCGGCCGTACACCAGTAGGTGTCGTTCTCCTTGACGTCGAAGACCCACTCCATCGTCATCTGTGCCCAGAGGATGTAGCCCGCCGTGTTGTGCTGAACCCCCTTCGGTTTGCCGGTGGAACCGGAGGTGTAGAGCAGGAACATCGGGTCTTCGGACTCCATCGGTTCGCTTTCGCAGACGGCGGACTGCTGCTCGATCATCTCGTTGTAGGAGTAGTCGCGGCCCGCTTTCCAGTCGACGTCCTCGCCGTTGCGCTGGACGACGAGGACCTTGTTAACGCACTCGCATCCCTCTTCGAGGGCTTTGTCGACGACCGGCTTGAGCATGTACGGTTTGTCCTTGCGGAAGGCACCGTCGGCGGTGATGACGAGTTTCGCTTCCGCGTCGATGATGCGGTCGCGCAGCGCTTCGGCAGAGAAGCCGCCGAAGACGATGGAGTGGATCGCACCGATACGCGTACACGCGAGCATGGCGTAGGCCGCTTCGAGGATCATCGGCATATAGATGACAACGCGGTCGCCCTTTTTGATGCCGAACTCGTTCTTGAGGAGGTTCGCCATCTTGTTGACGTTGTAGTAGAGCTCCAGGTAGGTGACGATCTTCTTGTCGCCGCGGTCCCCTTCGAAGATGATCGCCGCCTTGTTCTTGCGGGAGTCGAGGTGGCGGTCGATACACTGGTGCGCCACGTTCAGCTTACCGCCTTCGAACCATTTCGCAAACGGCATGTTGCTCTCGTCGAGTACCTTGCCATAGGGCTCGAACCAGTCAATTTTCTCCTTTGCGAAGTGGTCCCAGAACCCTTCGTAATCTTCCTCGGCCCATGTTGCCAGTTCCTTGTATTCACACATGTTCTTGATGCGTGCCGTTTTGGCGAATTCGCGGTTGGGCTGGAAAACCGGTTTGACTGTTGTATCACTCATGTTCTCTCTCCTGTTTTGAGTTTAATCGTATTGTTCAATTTGATAAAGATCATTGCCGTCATGATCGCGTCGTTGACGGCGTTGTGCCGCCCCATAGGGGGCACTCCCAGGTTGGCAAGGATTGTATCGAAGCGTAAATCAATGTTTCCTTGCGGTATTCCGAAATTTTTTTTGTCAAAGTAAAGGCCCGAGACCTCTGTTTTCGGGTTGGGAAGTTCCACCCCGAGCCAGGGTTTGACGTAGCGGTTTATCATCGCCACGTCAAACTCCAGGTAGTACCCTGCCAGCGGCCGCGGGCCGATGAAATGCAGGAATTTCTCAATCCCCTCCGGCGGGGAGAGCGCATGCTCGAGGTCGCAGGGACGAATGCCGTGCACCTCGATGCTCTCCGCCGGGATGGGCCTGGACGTTTTCAGGTAGACCTCGAAGGTCTCCGAGGTGAGGATCCGGTTGCCTTTCACCTTCACCGCACCGATGGAGATCACCTCATCTTTTTTGGGATCGAGCCCCGTCGTCTCCGTATCGAAAACGACAACCTCGTCGCCGTCATAGGGGTCAAACAAAAAGGCGTACGCCTCCTCCTTCAGCCGCCTGCGGTTCCGCCGCTTTCGCCATGCGTCAAACATCACATCACCATGTTCAGGTGGAAGTGGTAGGTCAGCAGCTTTTTAAGGGCGTTGACGACCTTGAAACTGTCCTTGAGCAGGTCCCGCTCCAGCTTGTCCAGCCCGCCCGGGGCGACCTCGTTAAGCATCCACCCCTCTGCGGCGTGTCCCAGGCGGGCCCGCAGCCTTATCGAGAGCAGCGTGTCGTAAGCCTCCATCAGTTCCGTCGAGAAGGTCTTGTCGAAGACCCCCGCATTGTTGAGCTGTTTGATCCGCTCAAAAGTGTTCGTCTCCCGGATCTTCTTCTGCAGCGCCAGGACGCGTATGCCGTGCACGATGGGGAAGATACCGCCCTTTTTCAGGTTCAGCGTGTTGCCGTGGCTGCGTTCGACCACCAGCCCCGAAAAGAGGCTCAGCGGCGTCTCGAAACTCAGCGCCGCCTTCGCCATGTGCGCCAGGACGTCGTCGCGTCCTTCAAAACGGCCGTAGAGGTACTCCTCCGCCTGTTCCAGAAGCTCGGCGTTCCCGGCGACGCAGCGGGCATCCAGGAAGATGTCGAGGTTCTGCAGCGCCGCCTCGTCCATCGAGCCGACCCAGCCGTCGATTTGCGCCTGGTAATCACCGAGCGGACGGCGCCACTGC contains:
- a CDS encoding DEAD/DEAH box helicase; amino-acid sequence: MSFSNLGLSEPILRAVAETGYSEPTPIQAQAIPVVLGGKDLLAGAQTGTGKTAGFTLPMLQLLSSAAPAKGKRPVRALVLTPTRELAAQVGESVETYGKYLPLNSAVIFGGVNINPQIGQLRRGVDIVVATPGRLLDHANQKNIDLSRIELLILDEADRMLDMGFIHDIKKVLKLVPKKAQKLLFSATFSDEIKTLADGLLHTPELIEVARRNTASERVAQVVYPVKQDRKRALLSTLINTNGWEQVLVFTRTKHGANRLCKQLTSDGIPSEAIHGNKTQNARTKALAAFKAKRVRVLVATDIAARGIDIDQLPHVVNFELPNVPEDYVHRIGRTGRAGNEGEAVSLVCAEEADYLRNIEKLIKAAIPQKSVEGFETRLPEKTKAAAKPKANASGKRPARNGNERTDAKPRQGQQNKKRNAQGDRRKEQPMKAEEVAAYLAQMKAGVR
- a CDS encoding flavin reductase family protein → MPIAKAFTLMESGPVVLVTTKDGEKNNVMTISWTMVMDFTPVFAMTTGPWNYSYAALQQMRECVIAIPTVDLIDTVVGIGTCSGSDTDKFGKFDLTPAGGEFVGAPLIKECLANIECTVVDIIEQHNIIVLEGVCAWFDHARKEQRTLHAVGDGTFIVDGERLDRKRMMRSKLPEGV
- a CDS encoding DMT family transporter: MKKYSVYIFVGLCVLFWSGNFVLGRFVRDDVQPLELVFFRWLLVCVMLLPALYYVSLRNIIRLIRSHFVVTSVLAILSVTFFNTILYTALQTTTATNALLINSSVPIMILILSALMLKHDVTKRQVAGIALSTTGVLFLILKGEIGNIAALNLSHGDFWMLVSSLVWALYSVLFKLKPAGFSSAELFMANMYLGFVYLLPIYLVQGYTFHAELLLFENYWTYFIYVSLFASILSYIFWNRGIDVLGAAKTGQFAHLMPLFGAVLAYIFLGETLQFYHVVGAVLIGAGIYTSLFLSKPAAATE
- a CDS encoding DUF6544 family protein; this encodes MTLLTLLLGILSVLLIFLLLLRYFDHGAEVREWQRLLSKQPEHPARFDPAMTAELPEAARRYFAYTIAPGTPLLRVAEIDMKGLFSLKPPEYLPMEARQILALPHGFVWKMRLVGGLPVSGSDTGSWTRFRILGLFPVARAGGDTDHTRSAFGRYVIEAVFWTPAALLPGEGIAWEAVSASVARVTVTRGELSQSVDITLGHDGQPIEVSMMRWSNANPQKQYRLQPFGGTLSDFRDVSGYRLPFRVEGGNLFGTGGYFPFYKAEITAIRFPLHTTLKN
- a CDS encoding diguanylate cyclase, with translation MYRINREKLLSVIREVDQAIYNHNQWYQNIIRSIVCHLPFDQRDMADDAHHHCTFGQWYYHCSEKEIQQNKTFQSIRGEHKQVHVLAKLLLETSSQGEAISYIDYDNFANAVERLRLNLQTLKYELEETLYNRDPLTGVRNRISMLSDLRKQMDLIDRHVETTVIAIIDVDHFKKVNDTHGHPVGDLVLSNIAAFILQHLRPYDNVYRYGGEEFLIMMPHTDVETAAAVIERIREGVAQLRTYMHNGDTISVTISAGVTKLRDHHNIETAIEEADKALYEAKLGGRNKSVVSA
- the tpx gene encoding thiol peroxidase encodes the protein MRILAALTLSATLAFAQSVTFQGSPVALEGTMPAVGEKAPTFTAVKNDLSVVTIGGAHPKTQIIAFVPSIDTPVCSLESKAFDDKVKQMKGVDLYIVSMDLPFAQKRFCGFESIGNITLASAYKRADHAGASQYGINIGEPLLKDLFTRAVFVVNKEGVITYRQLVPEIASEPDYNAVIKAVNKLN
- the acs gene encoding acetate--CoA ligase: MSDTTVKPVFQPNREFAKTARIKNMCEYKELATWAEEDYEGFWDHFAKEKIDWFEPYGKVLDESNMPFAKWFEGGKLNVAHQCIDRHLDSRKNKAAIIFEGDRGDKKIVTYLELYYNVNKMANLLKNEFGIKKGDRVVIYMPMILEAAYAMLACTRIGAIHSIVFGGFSAEALRDRIIDAEAKLVITADGAFRKDKPYMLKPVVDKALEEGCECVNKVLVVQRNGEDVDWKAGRDYSYNEMIEQQSAVCESEPMESEDPMFLLYTSGSTGKPKGVQHNTAGYILWAQMTMEWVFDVKENDTYWCTADIGWITGHTYIVYGPLAMGATTLMFEGVPTYPDAGRPWKMVEEYKINQFYTAPTAIRVLHKTGAEEPAKYDLSSLKVLGTVGEPIDPPAWKWYYEEIGGGKCAIVDTYWQTETGGHMVTPLPGATPIKPACATFPLPGIMGEILDPETGKKVGAGESGYMCVTKPWPSMIRGVWGDPERFVKSYFGDVKKEGQPVYFTGDGANYDDDGYITITGRTDDVINVSGHRMGTAEVEAACKKHPNVAEVAVVGKPHELKGEGIFAYVVLKGEESMAEDVEMSKEINNVIKQEIGNIAVCDDIAFVPGLPKTRSGKIMRRILRSIAKGEAITQDTSTLEDPSVVEKIQEVVNACRV
- a CDS encoding 3'-5' exonuclease — encoded protein: MFDAWRKRRNRRRLKEEAYAFLFDPYDGDEVVVFDTETTGLDPKKDEVISIGAVKVKGNRILTSETFEVYLKTSRPIPAESIEVHGIRPCDLEHALSPPEGIEKFLHFIGPRPLAGYYLEFDVAMINRYVKPWLGVELPNPKTEVSGLYFDKKNFGIPQGNIDLRFDTILANLGVPPMGRHNAVNDAIMTAMIFIKLNNTIKLKTGERT